One segment of Prionailurus bengalensis isolate Pbe53 chromosome X, Fcat_Pben_1.1_paternal_pri, whole genome shotgun sequence DNA contains the following:
- the GLOD5 gene encoding glyoxalase domain-containing protein 5 isoform X1 — MRGAEKETGNLGVTSGNVISFEFFFKSWRNSSQTPSPCLIHRLDHIVMTVKSIKDTTMFYSKILGMEVTAFKGERKALCFGDQKFNLHEVGKEFEPKAAHPVSGSLDICLITEVPLEEMVQHLKVCDVPIEEGPVPRTGAKGPIMSIYFRDPDRNLIEVSNYISS, encoded by the exons ATGAGGGGAGCTGAGAAGGAAACAGGAAATTTGGGTGTGACCAGTGGCAATGTgatctcttttgaatttttttttaagtcatggagGAACAGCAGTCAGACTCCTTCCCCATGTCTTATCCATAGACTGGACCACATTGTGATGACAGTAAAGAGTATCAAAGACACCACGATGTTTTATTCCAAGATCCTGGGCATGGAAGTCACAGCTTTCAAG GGCGAACGGAAAGCATTGTGTTTTGGAGACCAGAAATTTAACCTCCATGAGGTGGGAAAGGAATTTGAACCCAAAGCTGCTCACCCAGTTTCTGGCTCCCTGGACATATGTCTGATCACAGAGGTACCTTTGGAGGAAATGGTCCAGCACCTAAAG GTTTGTGATGTCCCCATTGAGGAAGGTCCAGTCCCCAGAACAGGGGCCAAAGGACCCATTATGTCCATCTACTTCCGAGACCCTGACAGAAACCTGATTGAGGTGTCCAACTATATCTCCTCATGA
- the GLOD5 gene encoding glyoxalase domain-containing protein 5 isoform X2, with protein sequence MLCRLPSRLPARMWGRTLEKQSWRNSSQTPSPCLIHRLDHIVMTVKSIKDTTMFYSKILGMEVTAFKGERKALCFGDQKFNLHEVGKEFEPKAAHPVSGSLDICLITEVPLEEMVQHLKVCDVPIEEGPVPRTGAKGPIMSIYFRDPDRNLIEVSNYISS encoded by the exons ATGCTGTGCCGTCTGCCCTCCAGGCTGCCAGCCAGGATGTGGGGCAGGACTTTGGAGAAGCAG tcatggagGAACAGCAGTCAGACTCCTTCCCCATGTCTTATCCATAGACTGGACCACATTGTGATGACAGTAAAGAGTATCAAAGACACCACGATGTTTTATTCCAAGATCCTGGGCATGGAAGTCACAGCTTTCAAG GGCGAACGGAAAGCATTGTGTTTTGGAGACCAGAAATTTAACCTCCATGAGGTGGGAAAGGAATTTGAACCCAAAGCTGCTCACCCAGTTTCTGGCTCCCTGGACATATGTCTGATCACAGAGGTACCTTTGGAGGAAATGGTCCAGCACCTAAAG GTTTGTGATGTCCCCATTGAGGAAGGTCCAGTCCCCAGAACAGGGGCCAAAGGACCCATTATGTCCATCTACTTCCGAGACCCTGACAGAAACCTGATTGAGGTGTCCAACTATATCTCCTCATGA